Genomic window (Maylandia zebra isolate NMK-2024a linkage group LG11, Mzebra_GT3a, whole genome shotgun sequence):
AAACCGAGCTCTGACACAAAGTACCGCTTGGGGACTGTATTTCTATAAATGGCAGAAAAATTAGGTACTGTGTTTCATTTAGCTATGATACACTCGTATTAAGTTTTGTACTGCCGCTGTTTTATGCTAACATTATCATACATAAGCACAGGTGAATACTTcgtttttaatgttattttgcaACCtttatttgcattaaaaaacTCCTTATCACTTTTTTCATaaacctgtgtgtatgtgtctttttaatgtcacaagTAAGCAAATTTTTGTCATCAGTACACATCGGTATGCTTTACTATTCTGGTCATACATGTGTGGATAAAGTCTGTAATCTGCTTTACATCAGAGCCGTCTTGTAAGACCGCCCCTCCTACTGATTGGCTGTCCGGGTTGTCTCTGCCGTGTCACTGGCTGAAGTTGATGTCCATCACAGTGGTTTTGTCTGGTGACAAAAAGGCATCCATCCGCACTCTTCCTCTGTCAGcactgctgcagtgttgttaagTTGTATTACTTAGTAACAGTGTAACCAGGATTCTTGCTCTTTGGTCGCAATGAAGCGTAACTGCAGGTGAAGGGAGGATCAGGTCAGTGTGtcactgtttatatttactACGAGAATCTGAaggactgaaaacttccaggttACTTTACAAAGCTAGATGTTCACTCGTTGTTTTGATAATGATATTATATTAACTGTGGGAAATAAGTAATGTCGTTTTAATGAGCTGTCAGCTGAATTTACGATTTAAGATTGCGGCTGCCTGTCATAACTGATGTGATCATACACACAGCTGGATCACAAGAACAGTTGTGTGAAAAATAAGTAGGTGAGACTTAAAGAATTTGGAAACAATAAAGTAACATTAAGAAGATTAAGATGCTGTATTTCTCTGTTGAGAAATGATTGTATATTCAAATTTGTCTTGAACAGAGTCAAACATGGGAACAAACAGCCAGAGCACCACCGTGGAAACAGAAGAGAACGCCCAAACTCCTGCGGCGTGCATCGTTTCTGTGAAAGGCTTGAAGGAAAACTGGCAGAAATGGTCCAGCGAACACCAGGAGTACCAGAAGCACAATCCCTTCAGTCACAATACCAGACCGAGCACGGTGGTCCCTCCGAGGGGAGGGGATGAGTATGGGAAACCCCTGCAGGGTTCCCTGACAGAGCAACGTGGGAGggatgctcacacacacatcagcagagaggttcaggagctgtgtgaggtcATAAGGAGCATTGGGGAGTCGGGGGGCAGCGATGGGAAAGTGATTACTGTAAgatttggaaagctgtttgagCATTATGTGACTATCTCGAATAAACTGGTTGGGATTCTTCTGCGAGCGAGGAAACAGAGACTGGTTGACTTCGAAGGGGAGATGCTGTGGCAGGGGAAGGATGATCACGTAGTTATCACTTTGTTGCAGTGACCACAAATGTTTAGATGCCTTGATTCATTGTGCGTGTAGTACACGCAGGTACACAGGCACTTGATGTGGCAGCTTGTGCAGACAAAGAACATGGGGAAACCACTAAATGTCagtcaaaatgagaaaaggtAACTTCAAACCTGagcatttttttccctccagcAGCTTGTTGACGAGGTGAAAGTGGAGCAGTGAGCAGTTGAGATGACATCAGATTTCCTAATGGGACCGAACCGAAGCCAAAGAGAACATGAGGCTGCCTGTGACAGACATAATGATGCTATAGGATGAACTTGACCCGACTTGGCCTGACTGCTTcaacatgtatttattttaagtgtgctttGCAATGACACAATATTGCTACAGTTCCAAATTTTGAAACTAATAGTGCAGCTTTAAAGCAATAAGAACCACATCATAAGGAACTATAGACTGAGTACCAGCTCTTATTGAAAGTATGAAAGTACaggaatatattttttttaaacacacagcaTTAATAGATTAACACTGTCTCCTAATTGTATCATAATAAAGATAAGAAACGATGTCTTGTGTGTTAAAGTGTTACTGCAGGTGGGTTAAGAGTGAAACTGAAAAAGGGTCTGTATGTAAACCATACTGAGATACTACAAAGGCACTGAGAAGCAACAGAATACTGTTTATTCTAAATTAAAGCCATTCTTAAAGTGCATACCTTTTGTACAgtacattttgttgttgttggttttattCCAATTACCACTGCAAAGTATAACATAATTTCACAGCACATACTTTCATTCATCTTTCCACATGACattgaacccccccccccccccccaattgtACTTCACTGCTTGATGAGGtcattgataaaaaaaaataaattaacattACTATCAGCATCAGAGGATTACTGAGTGGTTTTCACAAATTGCAAGCTTGATGTAAGAACTCATAGCCAAGATTATCAGTTTATATATGATTGATATCAATAATGCAAACTTTcggggggggtgggggtttcTGCAGTTTCATGTTATAGAGCAGACATACAAGGCATGAAAGCAGCTGTGCAAGACAGGAAATCAAACGGCCTGTGAGAAATCTGAAATCCCAGAACACTCAGTATACAGTGGGTTTTACACTGTATcttctgtgctctctctgtgtcagtgtgtaCAGGGCACTCTAAGTAGCCCATAATGCCTCACAGAAAGTAGCACACTACCGCTGGCCATTACCCACATTGTATAATATCTTGCACTGTGTCAAAGGGAAATTTACAGTCAgtttaaaagaaagagagaaagacgtTTCAGTAATTTGCTGAGATATGCTTGGTATAATATGGACTTATCACAAACATTCATGTCAGTATTTATATTTAGCCAACAATCTAGTACCTTTAATGCAAAAACAAGTAGTGTCCCAAGTGTGTTTGTCTAACTGAGCTCACTATACAGAAATCTAAGAAGGAAGAAGGAAGCAAAGCGTACtgaagtgtttctgtaacaggatgATAATGAACACACTGTTCTATTTTATAGGAATTCAAAGTTGATTGCTCATTGGTCCCTAAAAGCAATACAATTTTATTAGAGcagatttaaataaatttacCTATCTTGTCAAAACTCCAGTGTTCCTTACAGCACTTGTTAGGGATTTTAAAAGAGGCTTTAAGGCTTTATGTCTCATACTACTTAGGATATAAAATCTCACGCAGGTATAGCACCTGTTTAAAATACAGTCATTAGTTGTAGACAAACAGTCAGCAAAGTAGTTTCCAGTATGATATCTGCAAGACGCCTGATCTGCAAGTCACCTCAGTGCAGTCAGTCACATATGGCAAGATCCAATGATCCAGATCCAGTGATCAGTTTGTCTCGCCTTTAGAGTTGAGAAGATCAATCAGCTGGTCTGCCTGCAAAACATTAACAAAGGCAGACAGAACAGAAGTCAGACTGTCAGCAATCTTTCTGGGTGAACTAAGATGATGCCACTAGGAGTTACTGAACTGAATATATTAATGTGTTGACAATGCAAATCTAGAGGGCAGTTCACTGATGCAATCAAGTTACTTAAAACCAGGTTTACACAGCAATGTCCTTATACAGAACAAGTTAGAGACTGACACTGGTCTacattttttcatttgaaaTTTCCATTACCACacaaaaagtttaaataaagtttctaCACAGTAACTTGTAGTACTGAAGTACAGGGCTTACTGTGATGAACCAGTAGGAGTTGAGTCTGTAGAAGAGACGTGACATAAAGCCCATTTGACTAGCAGGTGCCAGGACGTGAAGGTGGAGGTGTGTGACAGAACAGAATGGAGGCCAGTGGAAACCAAATCTGCAGACAAAGAAAAGGGTTTAGAAATACTActtattttttagtttttttaaactcattttaTCTGATATAACAACAAAGCAAACTGTAACTAAGGTTAAGTTAGTCATCAGCAATTAAACTGCATTACAAATGATCTACTATAATTCTGACTAGATTAAGTGCTTGTTCTATTGgtaactaaaaaacaaaactgaccgCAAAACGGTGAATATTTGGTGGTCTGGCAACAAAAGATAACTGACTAAAACTGTCTGAAGGTCATACATTCATAACCCACTAATGTAAATTACCATAGAGAGCTGTGAAGTACCAAAATGAAACCCACCTGACATCACTGAGGTCcgttatgttgtttttttccaggaTTTCCTTCCCTTTGTCGACCATCCGCTTCACTGGACATAAACAATAGAAAAAGATGATCCATTTCAAACATTtacagttactttttaaaaaatactttccAACCATCCATAGCATTAGTCAGTAATATGTCAGCAATATTGTCTGAGGTGATATAAAATGAAAATCCATGAGCATTACTTAAAAAGTATGCAGTTTAAACTTTACCCAAGGGTACGTGCTCTTTAGTGAGGGATTTACAGTTTCCTACATGTTTGGTTGGGACAACAAGGTAGTGATGGGGGGCTCCAGGTTTGATGTCCCTGAAACATGAGATCTCTTCATCCTGCAGTAATAACacaacataacacacacacacacacacacacacacacacacacacacacacacacacacacacacacacacacatttacactttAAACGTGAACGACATTACAGAATGCCTCTAGCATTGGTGCCAAATGCAATTAGTATACTGAATATAATGTAATTTATTGGAGtctgatttatatatatatgtatatgtataaatatatgCTTATTATTCTCTGTATTTTTAATATGAACTTATGCTACGGTTTAACCAACCATCCTTCGGTATCTGTCGGGGGTGAGCCACACCTTTCAACACAGTAAATCAATAACTCTACAGCTATCGGACTAACTAGCTACAATACCACTCAATTACACTCGTATACAGTGAAATTAAACGTTTCTGAATGACTAGTTTTAGAGCTTTTACTACTTGTAAACGCAGGTATTGACAATTAAAGTGTCTTAGGCTAGCTAGCAACGCATTCGTAATTATTTATTACAGTTTTCTTACACAGTGAAGAAGCTCTGTGCCCATTTCATTGTTTACAATCCTGCAGAAAATACATTTCTTATCATATCCTTCGGCTGGcacattgctgctgcttttggAAATATCAACCCGAGCAGGTTGTGTATCCTGGATTTCGGCCATTGTGCTGTACGGAGCTGTCAACAATCAGGCATGCTGAGTCGATCCAAGAGAACATCGAACGCATCAAGCTCGATCGCTCGTCGATCCTTATTGCAGATGTCAGGGAACAGAATTGTCAGAAGAGGGCGacatattttcagttttctctGGTGACCGAATCTGTCGCACACTAACAATTGTGTCAAACGCACCTTTGATGTTCTCTGATGAAAACAGAAGGGCCCTCATATGTAACTTTTTATATAAGTTGTATTTTCAGCATTCTCTGGATGGTTGTctcacagaaataaataaataaataaataaataaataaataaataaataaataataaaaataaacccaACACTTACTGTCAGAGAACAAAACCAGTCAGTTATCTTACTATATGATCCAAATAGAAGGGGGTAActaagtaaatggtaaatggcctgtatttatatagcgcttttctagtccctaaggaccccaaagcgctttacatatccagtcatccacccattcacgcacacattcactaAGCATTAATTTGCTCAGGCTAGAGAATATTAAAGTGGAAGTGTTGCATTAAAGACTCTGAGGTCTAAAGTCAACAGCACAAAGCTTAACTGAGATAGACGTTAAGTGATGCTATATTGTTAGTCAAGGCTGCAGTGAAACTGCTCCACTTTGTAACTTAAACAAAACTAACCACCTACCAACCCGCCCCTGCATTTACTCATTGTGGTTAGCCGTGGTTTTCCCTTACTGTTGGTCTTTCTTAGTTCCTTTCCCCTGTGACACATGCAATGGGTACATATACGTTATGGTCTGTTGTTAGGTGTTTGCAAACAAGTGCGCCTCCTCTGCATTAAACTATGCTGCAAGGCTAAAGACTGTAGTTCAAGGTGTTCAAGGTGATATGAGATGGATTTCTTGAGCAGTCaggcaaaaatgtgaaaaaaagtttttctttggactaAATCACATAGTGAGCTGTAGCTTGCCATGATATTATTATACACCGATCAGGCTTAATATCATAACAGATGCATAATGTTGATCATCTCCTCATCACAGCACCTGTTAGTGGGTGGGATATATTACATCCATACTGGCAATGGAAGAAGATGACCTggtgtttctcttttctttcacagTGTTGAGCAATGTACTGCTGGGAAAACTTAGTCCATGTGAATGTTACTTTGACACGTACCACCTATTTAATCATTGTTGCAGACCCTTTCCTGGAAATAACATTCCCTGATTgctgtggcctctttcagcagggCCTTCCCACAATCTGCCACAAAGCAGAAATGGTTCAAGAATGGTTTGAAGAGCAcaactggtggtggtcagagggcccggtggcgccagtatccggcagcctcgcctctgtcagtgtgccccagggcggctgtggctacaatgtagcttgccatcaccagtgtgtgaatgggtggatgattgtgtaaagcgctttggggtccttaggaccaagtaaagcgctatacaaatacagaccttTTACCATTTGACTTGGCCCCCCAAATcccccagatctcaatccactTGCTAGACAACTCGTTCTGCTCCATGGAGGCCCCACCTCATAGCTGACTTCAGTTAACATCTTGGCACAGGTGCTACTCTGGCTGTGATTTCTGGTTGCGGGGGGTCTTGAAAGCCTGTTTGGGCTGGGCTTGATGTATTCTGTGCAACACAATAACAAATTAAAATCATTAGTCATTACTGTATGTACCTTTTAATCATGGCTTCTCATCACAATGCTTTTGTTTAGTTTCTTTGGAACAGAAGCGGCTGATGATTGTAGCGTGGTGATCAGCACAGGTTCTGGGCTCAAAGCCAGGCTCgggcctctctgtgtgtgttctctGTTTAGTGAATTTAAACTGGCTGTAAGTGTGAATTGTTGTCTATCTcaatgtgttagccctgcgacagactgacaattattagttattatgaTTTTGTATTTTCGGAGTACTTTTTCTTAATTTCgtactgacattttttttagttcattttattttcagttaattTCCAGGGATAGATATTCTAGTTTGAACTGTACTTTTTGTTGCTTAAAAATGTTTaggtttttttaagtttttttttttagtttttattagtttcagtaccagttttagtttattcttgttttcttttttcaaatattACGATATGGAAGTTTTATGTCAGAGGAAAAATTTGGTCAAACAAGTACAGGTATTACAAAAAAACACATGCTTCTTTAAAACAGTTGACTCACAGGCTTGTAGAGATCCTGACTCACAATAATCAAGCCTAGCAGTGCCTCATCAGGCAAGTTGGAAATGCATTTTACTAAATTAACAGATTATAAAATTAAGGATATTTCCcttatacttttattttagtCAGTTTTCAAAGTCCTACGGAGCCCCCCAGGGCtaagttttagccgcattcttcagAGGCtgccagctcgaagccgaccgggaggtcgaggcacgatgtgccgggaaagtggtgttcctcccggctgtagtaggtctcaacctcccgttagcttcgagatagtgggtgtcagatctccaaaaacgtcggagcacttttgcaaatatgtgatgtcttgttaaccgagcaggtatctgacgtttacacaactacattcacgcctcaaaatatcttaaaagtgtattttgtgacccagaaagagtaatattacaactaagtagctgccgccattgttggaattcaacttttgcgagatctcgcaaaacttttgcgagatcccgagtttgttttgcgactaaaaattaagacggacttttgcgagatctcgcaaaagtccgtcttaatttttttttctcccatgtcccctgcggggctccgtaaagTCCACGGTtttttacagtttgtttgttttttttttcaaaaatgtagAGTGTAGGCCATTGAACCATTTTCCTTCCTGGATGGATTCTCTGTTTAAATATCTGAAGTGCGTTCTTTCGGTATTTACAgcaggtaaaataaatattgaacATGTCAACAGTTTTCTAAGTAAATATGTTTCTTAGAATTTTATTGACATGAAATTCTAACCAGATGTTGGCAACTACGTGAACATACGTATCAGCACACAACACTGGCATGCTTCATATAACTTAACGGAAGGATGAATGAAAAAATGTATCTGCTgccaggatgatgatgatgatgaaagaaGGGTGGACGTTTCGTCAAGACTGATGATCCCGAACACAGAGCCAAGGAGGTTTCAGAGGAATAAAATAAAGCTGGTAAAATAATCCAGCCAATCAGCTGACCTAAATCCAATGAAATTCTACTGAAAGAACTAAAGGTCAGAGTTCACAGAAGGGGTCCACTGAACCATCAAGACTGTTTGTGTGGAAGAATGGGACAAAATCACACCTCGGCAATGTATGTGACTAGTTTCTCTTTATATAGGATTCATTTTTAAGCTGTAGTCACCAACAAGGCTTTTGCACAAAGGCTTTTGAATAGATTTTTGAAAGTGTGTTCAATACTTTTCCCCATTATTACACATAACGTGTGGATTGGATGGGTTTTGTGTGAATAGCACCTTTACAAATATATTAAATGAGAAAATTGGTGATATGTTCAATACTTTTTTACTTGTTTACACATTTTATCTCAGTGATATGGTGAAAGTTGCTACAGCGAAACATGAAAGCAACTgtaagaaggaagaaaaaacttTAATGTAGTTCttcaaaagaaagaacaattaACAAAGGAACAGAGGCAATATCAGACTATCAGTAACATGATATTTTGACGTTATTCGTAACAACTGCTGACTACAGCGACAGTATCAACAGGAAACTTTTTCACAAGAAAAAAGTAGCAGCACCTACACTGCCTGGCAGTCATATATAAACTTTTACTATTTCCTGAAAGtgtatttaaataaacaaataaccaACAACTAGGCAATGTATGTGACATTTTattcaaagtgtttttctctccAAACAGACAGGCTGGCATTTCACTTACACAAAGCAGAACTTATATTTTACAGTTAAGGTCCCTTCTTCCTCCAGCAGCATGTCTAGCAAACAATCAGCTTTTGTAGTGAAATGTTGCCCTTAAATTATTTCCAGCGCTCCTATTTTGATCCTCACTTACATGGAAAATGTTCAAACCAGCTCAGATCAGCGGTTTTTGTTCATACCAGTGTTACAGTATTTCACAATTAAATAGTTAATAGAATATGAAGACACACTGAATTTAAACACGgatataaactttaaaaaatcattttaaaattgtcattttataaaaatactttgatgtaaaaataaaataaaaacagactctTTCTTGAATCCCATTACAGTAGCTGCCCCGTCAGCAGGCTTCAAACTGTACAAG
Coding sequences:
- the LOC106675698 gene encoding actin-binding Rho-activating protein, coding for MGTNSQSTTVETEENAQTPAACIVSVKGLKENWQKWSSEHQEYQKHNPFSHNTRPSTVVPPRGGDEYGKPLQGSLTEQRGRDAHTHISREVQELCEVIRSIGESGGSDGKVITVRFGKLFEHYVTISNKLVGILLRARKQRLVDFEGEMLWQGKDDHVVITLLQ
- the hint3 gene encoding adenosine 5'-monophosphoramidase HINT3; the protein is MAEIQDTQPARVDISKSSSNVPAEGYDKKCIFCRIVNNEMGTELLHCDEEISCFRDIKPGAPHHYLVVPTKHVGNCKSLTKEHVPLVKRMVDKGKEILEKNNITDLSDVRFGFHWPPFCSVTHLHLHVLAPASQMGFMSRLFYRLNSYWFITADQLIDLLNSKGETN